The following coding sequences are from one Thermocrinis jamiesonii window:
- the cfiA gene encoding 2-oxoglutarate carboxylase large subunit — protein MHAVEILEQIQEDLKKLEKGGFRKKILITDLTPRDGQQCKLATRVRTDDLLPLCEKMDKVGFYAVEVWGGATYDVCLRYLKEDPWERLRRIKEVMPNTKLQMLFRGQNIVGYRPKSDKLVYKFVERAIANGITVFRVFDALNDNRNIATAVKAIKELGGEVHAEISYTRSPIHTYQKWIEYALEIAEMGADWLSFKDATGIIMPLETYAIIKGIKEATQGKLPVLLHNHDMSGTAIVNHMMAILAGVDMVDTVLSPLAFGSSHPATESVVAMLEGTPFDTGLDLKLIDECAEIARQIKRKYKKYETEYAGVNAKVLIHKIPGGMISNMVAQLIEANALDKIEEALKEVPNVERDLGYPPLLTPSSQIVGVQAVLNVISGERYKVITKEVRDYVEGKYGRPPGPISKELVEKILGPGKEPDFSIRAADLADPEDWDKAYEETKALLGREPTDEEVLLYALFPMQAKDFFIAREKGELQPEPIEELPETAEVKPGTVPGAAPIEFDIVYHGEKFKVKIEGVSAHQEPGKPRKYYIRVDGRLEEVQLTPLVEAIPAGGISQAVVQAKEKGIPKATQPGDATAPMPGRVVRILVEEGQPVQEGQTVAIVEAMKMENEIHAPITGVVKKIFAKPGDNVTPEDAILRIEAVKGDSDIYG, from the coding sequence ATGCATGCAGTGGAAATTTTAGAACAAATACAGGAAGACCTCAAAAAGCTTGAAAAGGGAGGCTTTAGGAAAAAAATCCTCATCACGGACCTAACTCCAAGGGATGGTCAGCAGTGCAAGCTTGCTACAAGGGTTAGGACAGATGACCTTTTGCCCCTGTGCGAAAAAATGGACAAGGTAGGCTTTTATGCGGTGGAAGTATGGGGCGGTGCTACCTACGACGTGTGTTTGAGGTATTTAAAGGAAGATCCATGGGAGAGGTTAAGAAGAATAAAGGAGGTTATGCCAAATACAAAACTTCAGATGCTCTTTAGAGGGCAAAACATAGTAGGATACAGACCAAAGTCTGATAAGCTTGTTTATAAATTCGTGGAGAGGGCTATAGCCAATGGTATAACCGTGTTTAGGGTCTTTGACGCTTTGAATGACAACAGAAACATCGCTACCGCAGTGAAGGCTATAAAGGAACTTGGTGGTGAAGTGCATGCTGAAATTTCTTACACCAGAAGCCCCATTCACACTTACCAAAAGTGGATAGAGTACGCCCTTGAAATAGCAGAAATGGGGGCAGACTGGCTTTCCTTCAAAGACGCCACTGGCATCATCATGCCCTTAGAAACCTACGCCATCATAAAAGGCATAAAGGAAGCTACGCAAGGGAAATTGCCAGTGCTCCTTCACAATCACGATATGAGTGGAACCGCAATAGTGAATCACATGATGGCAATACTTGCGGGTGTGGATATGGTAGATACTGTCCTATCTCCCTTAGCATTTGGCTCCTCCCATCCAGCTACAGAGTCTGTGGTTGCCATGTTAGAAGGCACACCCTTTGACACGGGCTTGGACCTAAAGCTCATAGACGAATGTGCGGAAATAGCAAGGCAAATAAAAAGGAAGTATAAGAAATACGAAACTGAGTATGCGGGAGTAAATGCCAAAGTGCTCATTCACAAAATCCCTGGTGGTATGATTTCTAATATGGTAGCTCAACTTATAGAAGCCAATGCTTTAGATAAGATAGAAGAAGCCTTAAAGGAGGTGCCAAACGTAGAAAGGGACTTAGGTTACCCACCCTTGCTTACTCCATCCTCTCAGATCGTGGGTGTGCAGGCGGTCTTAAACGTAATAAGCGGAGAGAGATACAAAGTGATCACCAAAGAGGTTAGAGATTACGTAGAGGGCAAATACGGAAGACCACCTGGACCTATTTCCAAAGAATTGGTGGAAAAGATCCTTGGTCCAGGCAAAGAGCCAGACTTTTCTATAAGGGCTGCAGACCTTGCAGATCCAGAGGACTGGGACAAGGCCTACGAAGAAACAAAAGCCTTGCTTGGAAGAGAGCCAACCGATGAAGAGGTACTTCTTTATGCCCTCTTCCCTATGCAAGCAAAAGACTTCTTCATAGCAAGGGAAAAAGGAGAGCTTCAACCCGAACCAATAGAAGAGTTACCAGAAACTGCAGAGGTAAAGCCTGGCACTGTGCCCGGAGCAGCACCTATAGAGTTTGACATAGTCTACCATGGTGAAAAGTTCAAAGTAAAGATAGAGGGAGTAAGTGCTCATCAGGAACCCGGAAAGCCAAGGAAGTATTACATAAGGGTGGACGGAAGGTTAGAAGAAGTTCAACTCACTCCACTGGTAGAAGCCATTCCAGCAGGGGGGATCTCTCAAGCGGTAGTCCAAGCAAAGGAAAAGGGTATTCCCAAAGCAACCCAACCTGGGGACGCAACCGCACCTATGCCCGGAAGGGTGGTTAGAATCTTAGTAGAAGAAGGTCAACCCGTCCAGGAAGGGCAAACGGTAGCTATCGTGGAAGCTATGAAGATGGAAAACGAAATCCACGCTCCAATAACGGGAGTGGTGAAAAAGATCTTTGCAAAACCCGGAGACAACGTTACTCCAGAGGATGCGATCCTAAGAATAGAGGCAGTTAAGGGCGACTCTGACATCTACGGTTGA
- the accC gene encoding acetyl-CoA carboxylase biotin carboxylase subunit, translating to MFKKVLIANRGEIACRIIRACKELGIQTVAIYNEIESTARHVKMADEAYMIGVNPLDTYLNAERIVDLALEVGAEAIHPGYGFLAENEHFAKLCEEKGITFIGPHWKVIELMGDKARSKEIAKKVGLPTVPGSEGILKDEQEAKQIAKEIGYPVLLKASAGGGGRGIRICRNEEELLKNYELAYNEAQKAFGRGDLLLEKYIENPKHIEFQVLGDKYGNVIHLGERDCSIQRRNQKLVEIAPSLLLTPEQREYYGSLVVKAAKEIGYYSAGTMEFVGDEKGNLYFIEMNTRIQVEHPVTEMITGVDIVKWQIRIAAGEPLRYKQEDIKFNGYSIECRINAEDPKKGFAPSIGVIERYYVPGGFGIRVEHAASRGFEVTPYYDSLIAKLIVWAPQWEVAVDRMRAALETYEITGVKTTIPLLINIMKDPDFRAGKFTTKYLEEHPHLFEYPEHRDKEDFVAIIASAIANYHGL from the coding sequence ATGTTCAAAAAAGTGCTGATAGCAAACAGGGGAGAAATAGCCTGTAGGATCATAAGGGCTTGCAAAGAGCTTGGTATTCAAACAGTTGCCATATACAACGAGATAGAATCTACTGCAAGGCACGTGAAAATGGCAGACGAAGCATACATGATAGGGGTCAATCCACTGGATACTTATCTGAACGCAGAGAGGATCGTGGATTTGGCTTTAGAGGTAGGGGCAGAAGCTATCCATCCGGGCTATGGCTTTTTGGCAGAAAACGAGCACTTTGCAAAGCTTTGTGAAGAGAAAGGAATAACCTTCATAGGTCCCCACTGGAAGGTTATAGAGCTTATGGGAGACAAGGCAAGGTCCAAGGAAATCGCCAAGAAGGTTGGACTTCCTACGGTTCCCGGAAGCGAAGGCATACTCAAAGATGAGCAAGAGGCAAAGCAGATAGCAAAGGAAATAGGCTATCCCGTTCTTCTAAAGGCTTCTGCAGGAGGTGGAGGAAGGGGTATAAGGATATGTAGGAATGAAGAAGAACTTTTGAAAAACTACGAGCTTGCTTACAACGAAGCCCAAAAAGCCTTTGGAAGAGGAGATTTACTTCTTGAAAAGTACATAGAAAACCCAAAGCACATAGAGTTTCAAGTTTTGGGAGACAAATACGGAAACGTCATACACCTCGGAGAAAGGGACTGCTCCATTCAAAGGAGAAATCAAAAGCTCGTGGAGATTGCTCCATCTTTGTTACTTACCCCAGAACAAAGAGAGTATTATGGCAGTTTGGTGGTAAAGGCTGCAAAGGAGATCGGATATTACAGCGCAGGCACAATGGAGTTTGTGGGAGACGAAAAGGGCAATCTATACTTCATTGAGATGAACACACGGATCCAGGTGGAGCATCCTGTGACGGAGATGATAACGGGTGTGGATATAGTCAAATGGCAGATCCGTATTGCCGCAGGAGAACCACTAAGATACAAGCAGGAAGACATAAAGTTCAACGGTTATTCCATAGAGTGCAGGATAAACGCAGAGGATCCCAAAAAAGGCTTTGCTCCGAGCATTGGAGTTATAGAAAGATACTACGTACCTGGAGGCTTTGGTATAAGGGTAGAGCATGCAGCATCCAGAGGTTTTGAGGTAACTCCATACTACGATTCACTGATTGCCAAACTGATCGTATGGGCACCTCAATGGGAGGTTGCGGTGGACAGAATGAGGGCAGCGCTTGAAACCTACGAAATCACCGGCGTAAAAACAACCATCCCACTTTTGATAAACATCATGAAAGACCCAGACTTTAGAGCTGGCAAATTTACCACAAAGTATTTAGAGGAGCATCCACACCTCTTTGAATACCCTGAACACAGGGACAAAGAGGATTTTGTCGCTATAATAGCTTCTGCCATAGCAAACTATCACGGATTATAG
- a CDS encoding OsmC family protein yields MKVKVVQKEDFHFLGVGESNREVPIDAAGYVGGKGRGIRPPELLFHSIAGCVGIHLYEALHKEGKHTEHIEIETDAERITEGYPKVFTKIYLFVKVKGDVSEEDVKKALDKTIYDPGTCSIAYMINKVAPIEYKVELIR; encoded by the coding sequence ATGAAGGTAAAGGTTGTTCAAAAGGAAGATTTTCACTTTTTGGGCGTAGGAGAGTCCAACAGGGAAGTGCCTATAGATGCGGCGGGTTATGTAGGCGGAAAGGGCAGAGGCATAAGACCTCCTGAGCTTTTGTTTCATTCTATAGCAGGATGTGTGGGAATCCACCTGTATGAAGCCTTGCACAAAGAGGGCAAACATACAGAGCACATAGAAATAGAAACGGATGCGGAAAGGATTACGGAAGGCTATCCAAAGGTATTTACCAAGATCTACCTTTTTGTTAAAGTAAAGGGAGACGTCTCTGAGGAAGATGTAAAAAAAGCTTTGGACAAAACCATATACGATCCCGGCACTTGCTCTATAGCATACATGATAAACAAAGTCGCACCCATAGAGTATAAAGTGGAGCTAATAAGGTAG